From the genome of Actinomycetota bacterium, one region includes:
- a CDS encoding LuxR family transcriptional regulator — translation MPMSVDGRNRRLIRHLADVRSEMGARMELALTCPGGEMAETQRELVERATGPSPRSLPAGTLTFVMTDVEGSSRLWEVDPAAASEALVRRKELIADATWRHDGTLPVEQGEGDSSVSVFARASNAAAYALELQQRMAAEAWPGGASVRIRVALHTGEAEIYPDGTYQGGALNRCARLRAIGHGGQILVSQAAYEVIVDGLPDDVRVHDLGIHRLRDLARPEHVWQLGHPELIDAFPPLRSIDAVANNLPVQLTSFVGREREIAEVSALVREHRLITLTGAGGSGKTRLALAIAAGVSEEHAAIWWLDLAPLADPSLVPAALAAVLGVPESPLEPITDTLVRHLATRRALVGLDNCEHLLEACAGLAKRLLQDCPSVTVLATSRELLGISGETTWAVPPLTTPRDGAIEDSEAVLLFVDRARASRSNFALSDATTGPVAQICTRLDGIPLAIELAAARTRMLSVDQIADGLADRFHLLTGGSRSVLPRQRTLESSVDWSHDLLDAEERAVFRRLAVFASTFTLEAAEAVCAGGEIASGEVLDLLGRLVDRSLVQATEEASSLSRYRLLETIRDYARRKLTDASEAEATRDRHLDFYVAFAQQAAVGLEGSALLPSLARVDTEIDNLRAALDWSTHSAERDRGLLLVGYLALYWFARSDLAMGRGYLEATLEHVHADERARAAALSALCLVSYRAGDMQAAARYGDEAVDTGRRLGDAHTLGRALHWRGWVRYWGQADRARGWADFEEADALLRPTGDRLFQALNLALLAWAYVDTTEAGRSGPLLTESLTLARADELPHARCYGLLVLGYLDTYEGRLQTGAAHLNEAIELARAIGDHYAEIMSTCLLAHNNLFGGRYAEAGNLGERGLRAALDNRSPMGEAVMRLLRGLTAFAVGDLDAAGIELEASYELFLVLWPGGAAIARANHAHVAMAQSRPEEAQRFAAEALRVTEETDVVFAMIRALGVQASLARLEGDRHRAEDLAHAALDLTCRTAWPTLTCEVLDVLVPAIADHDRLDEAARLFGAADALRSSIGFPRFPVLQAAHDADVAMVRDALGTDAFENAWNEGAGLSVDDAIAYARRGRGQRKRPTHGWDSLTPAELHVADLVAEGLTNPQIGERLFVSRRTVQTHLAHVFTKLGVATRAELAAKVAARENPASS, via the coding sequence ATGCCCATGAGTGTCGACGGTCGCAACCGCCGGCTCATCCGCCATCTGGCGGATGTTCGCTCGGAAATGGGCGCGAGGATGGAGCTAGCTCTGACATGCCCCGGGGGCGAGATGGCCGAGACGCAGCGTGAACTCGTTGAGAGGGCGACGGGACCGTCGCCGCGATCGCTACCCGCGGGGACACTCACATTCGTTATGACCGACGTGGAGGGTTCCTCCCGGCTGTGGGAAGTCGACCCGGCCGCGGCTTCAGAGGCGCTCGTTCGTCGGAAGGAGCTAATTGCCGACGCGACGTGGCGTCACGACGGCACGCTTCCCGTCGAACAGGGTGAGGGTGACAGTTCGGTGTCGGTGTTCGCCCGGGCGTCCAATGCCGCGGCCTACGCGCTCGAGCTACAGCAGCGCATGGCTGCCGAAGCGTGGCCGGGTGGCGCGAGCGTGCGGATTCGAGTCGCGCTTCACACAGGCGAGGCCGAGATCTACCCTGACGGCACCTACCAGGGCGGGGCGCTCAACCGGTGCGCCCGGCTGCGGGCGATCGGCCATGGCGGCCAGATCCTGGTATCGCAGGCGGCCTACGAAGTCATCGTCGATGGCCTGCCCGATGACGTGCGCGTGCACGATCTCGGAATCCACCGCCTGCGAGACCTGGCTCGACCGGAACACGTCTGGCAGCTAGGTCACCCCGAGTTGATCGACGCGTTTCCGCCACTGCGCTCGATCGACGCGGTCGCCAACAACCTCCCCGTCCAGCTCACGTCCTTCGTGGGTCGAGAGCGCGAGATCGCGGAGGTGAGCGCGCTGGTGCGTGAACACCGGCTCATCACCCTCACGGGCGCCGGTGGCTCCGGGAAGACCCGGCTCGCCTTGGCGATCGCCGCCGGCGTGTCGGAGGAGCACGCCGCCATCTGGTGGCTCGATCTGGCACCGCTGGCGGACCCGTCGCTCGTGCCGGCGGCTCTGGCAGCGGTGCTCGGGGTTCCCGAGTCACCCCTGGAACCGATCACCGACACCCTGGTCCGGCATCTGGCGACGCGTCGCGCGTTGGTCGGGCTGGACAACTGCGAGCACCTCCTCGAGGCCTGCGCCGGGCTGGCAAAGCGCCTCCTACAAGACTGCCCGTCGGTCACCGTGCTCGCGACCAGTCGTGAGCTGCTCGGCATTTCCGGCGAAACCACATGGGCGGTGCCGCCCCTCACTACTCCTCGAGACGGCGCCATTGAGGACAGCGAGGCCGTACTGCTCTTCGTCGACCGGGCCCGCGCCTCACGGTCGAACTTCGCGTTGAGCGACGCGACGACCGGTCCGGTGGCACAGATCTGTACTCGTCTCGATGGCATTCCTCTCGCCATCGAGCTGGCGGCCGCCCGCACGCGGATGCTGAGCGTCGACCAGATCGCCGACGGCCTCGCTGACCGGTTCCACCTGCTCACCGGCGGAAGTCGCTCTGTGCTGCCCCGTCAGCGCACGCTCGAGAGCTCGGTCGACTGGAGCCACGACCTGCTCGATGCCGAGGAACGAGCGGTCTTCCGCCGCCTGGCAGTGTTCGCCTCCACCTTCACCCTGGAAGCAGCCGAGGCGGTCTGCGCCGGCGGAGAGATCGCCTCTGGCGAGGTGCTCGATCTCTTGGGCCGGCTCGTCGACCGGTCTCTCGTGCAAGCGACCGAGGAAGCCAGCAGCCTCTCGAGATACCGGCTGCTTGAGACGATCCGCGATTACGCGCGGCGCAAGCTCACCGACGCCAGCGAGGCGGAAGCGACCCGCGACCGGCACCTCGATTTCTACGTGGCATTTGCCCAGCAGGCAGCCGTCGGGCTGGAGGGCTCCGCGCTCCTCCCATCGCTCGCACGCGTCGACACAGAAATCGACAATTTGCGCGCCGCGCTGGATTGGAGCACCCACTCGGCCGAGCGCGACCGCGGCCTCCTGCTTGTGGGGTATCTCGCGCTGTACTGGTTCGCCCGCAGCGACCTCGCGATGGGCCGCGGGTACCTCGAGGCGACCCTCGAACACGTCCACGCCGACGAGCGAGCACGAGCAGCGGCGTTGAGCGCGCTCTGCCTTGTCAGTTACCGCGCGGGCGATATGCAGGCGGCGGCACGGTACGGCGACGAGGCCGTCGACACCGGGCGACGCCTTGGAGATGCGCACACGCTCGGACGCGCCCTCCATTGGCGCGGATGGGTCCGGTACTGGGGCCAAGCCGACCGCGCGCGGGGTTGGGCCGACTTCGAGGAGGCAGACGCGCTCCTGCGCCCAACCGGCGACCGCTTGTTCCAGGCGCTGAACCTGGCATTGCTGGCGTGGGCGTACGTGGACACGACGGAGGCGGGCCGATCTGGACCGTTGCTGACCGAGAGCCTGACGCTCGCGCGTGCCGACGAGCTCCCTCACGCGCGCTGCTACGGCCTCCTGGTGCTCGGCTATCTCGACACCTACGAGGGCCGGCTCCAGACCGGTGCCGCTCATCTGAACGAGGCCATCGAGCTCGCGAGGGCGATCGGCGACCACTACGCCGAGATCATGTCCACTTGCTTGCTGGCCCACAACAATCTGTTCGGTGGTCGCTACGCGGAGGCCGGCAACCTTGGCGAGCGCGGGCTTCGCGCCGCGCTCGACAACCGCAGCCCGATGGGCGAAGCGGTCATGCGACTGCTCCGCGGACTCACGGCGTTCGCTGTAGGTGATCTCGATGCTGCTGGGATCGAACTCGAGGCATCCTACGAGCTCTTCCTTGTCCTGTGGCCGGGGGGCGCCGCGATAGCCCGCGCCAACCACGCTCACGTTGCGATGGCGCAATCGCGCCCCGAAGAGGCTCAGCGGTTTGCCGCCGAAGCGCTTCGCGTCACTGAGGAAACCGACGTCGTATTCGCGATGATCAGAGCACTCGGTGTCCAGGCGTCGCTCGCCCGACTCGAGGGGGACCGCCACCGCGCTGAGGACCTGGCGCACGCCGCGCTGGACCTCACCTGCCGAACCGCCTGGCCGACATTGACGTGCGAGGTCCTCGACGTGCTCGTGCCGGCGATCGCTGATCATGACCGCCTCGACGAGGCTGCGCGCCTGTTCGGTGCCGCTGATGCCCTCCGGAGCTCGATCGGCTTTCCGCGTTTTCCGGTGCTGCAGGCCGCCCACGACGCTGATGTGGCGATGGTGAGAGATGCTCTCGGCACCGACGCTTTCGAGAACGCGTGGAACGAGGGTGCTGGTCTGTCTGTCGACGACGCGATCGCCTACGCCCGCCGCGGCCGCGGCCAGCGCAAACGGCCCACGCACGGTTGGGACAGCCTGACCCCGGCCGAGCTCCACGTCGCCGACCTCGTCGCCGAGGGTCTGACCAACCCCCAGATAGGCGAGCGGCTGTTCGTCTCCAGGCGCACGGTCCAGACGCACCTCGCTCACGTCTTCACCAAGCTCGGTGTCGCCACTCGTGCCGAACTCGCCGCCAAGGTCGCCGCCCGCGAGAACCCCGCATCGTCGTAG
- a CDS encoding DJ-1/PfpI family protein, producing MQIAIGLYPGFTALDAIGPYQVFTNLPGAEVVLCAERRGALDDDNGLLHLEIDHTFDDVSTPDILLVPGGLVTRRIAKERGPIVDWIRTAHATTTYTTSVCTGALLLGAAGVLDGLRATTHWIAYEQLRAYGAQPTEQRVVVEGKVVTAAGVSAGIDLALTLVGVTHGVETAQAIQLGIEYDPQPPYDAGAPSKAPPAIRELVTGVMGAAEARLLATE from the coding sequence ATGCAGATCGCAATCGGCCTCTACCCGGGGTTCACGGCCCTCGACGCGATCGGTCCCTATCAGGTCTTCACCAACCTTCCTGGCGCGGAAGTCGTGCTCTGCGCAGAGCGACGGGGCGCCCTCGATGACGACAACGGGCTGCTGCACCTCGAGATCGACCACACCTTCGACGACGTCTCCACGCCCGACATCTTGCTCGTGCCGGGCGGCCTCGTCACCCGCCGCATCGCCAAGGAGCGAGGCCCCATCGTCGACTGGATCCGCACCGCCCACGCCACCACGACGTACACGACCTCGGTCTGCACAGGCGCGCTGCTGCTGGGTGCGGCCGGCGTGCTCGACGGGCTGCGCGCCACGACGCACTGGATCGCGTACGAACAGTTGCGCGCCTACGGAGCACAACCCACCGAGCAGCGGGTCGTCGTCGAGGGCAAGGTCGTCACGGCCGCCGGCGTGTCGGCGGGCATCGATCTCGCTCTCACATTGGTGGGTGTGACCCACGGTGTCGAGACCGCGCAGGCCATCCAGCTCGGCATCGAGTACGACCCCCAACCCCCGTACGACGCGGGTGCGCCGTCGAAGGCACCCCCTGCCATCCGAGAGCTGGTCACCGGGGTAATGGGCGCGGCCGAAGCCCGCCTGCTCGCGACGGAGTGA
- the ald gene encoding alanine dehydrogenase, whose amino-acid sequence MSDRAPTRASVVGIPRELKDGELRVAVTPDGVRELVAHGHRVLVEHAAGVGSSITDDELEAAGAELVSVDDVWAADLVVKVKEPQPEEFHRLRPDLVLFTYLHLAAYPEVAAALLEAKTTALAYETVQLENGALPLLAPMSEVAGRMATQIGAHYLEAESGGRGVLLGGAPGVRPARCVVIGAGNVGWNSAWIAQGMEAEVWLLDKSIDRLRWVDQIHQGRIMTLASNRGAVERAVAEADLVIGAVLVPGGRAPTVVTTDMVRGMRAGSVIVDIAVDQGGCIETTHETTHADPVYEQFGVIHYAVGNVPGAVPHTSTYALTNATLPYIAAVADHGVRKALDHDPSLLGGVTTVGGAVTNAAVAEALGHEAADPLASLTR is encoded by the coding sequence GTGAGCGACCGGGCCCCGACCAGGGCGTCGGTCGTGGGTATCCCCCGCGAGCTGAAGGACGGCGAGCTCCGCGTCGCGGTCACGCCCGACGGGGTGCGCGAGCTGGTGGCCCATGGTCATCGCGTGCTCGTGGAGCACGCCGCGGGCGTCGGGTCGTCGATCACCGACGACGAGCTCGAGGCGGCCGGGGCCGAGCTGGTCTCGGTCGACGACGTGTGGGCGGCCGACCTGGTCGTAAAGGTGAAGGAACCGCAGCCCGAGGAGTTTCACCGGCTGCGACCCGATCTCGTCCTCTTCACCTACCTGCACCTGGCCGCGTACCCCGAGGTCGCGGCCGCGCTGCTCGAGGCGAAGACGACCGCGCTCGCCTACGAGACGGTTCAGCTCGAGAACGGCGCGCTGCCGCTGCTCGCACCGATGAGCGAGGTCGCGGGCCGCATGGCGACCCAGATCGGCGCGCACTATCTCGAGGCGGAGAGCGGGGGGCGCGGCGTGCTGCTCGGCGGAGCACCGGGTGTGCGGCCGGCCCGCTGTGTCGTGATCGGCGCCGGCAACGTCGGGTGGAACTCGGCGTGGATCGCCCAGGGAATGGAGGCCGAGGTATGGCTTCTCGACAAGAGCATCGATCGGCTGCGTTGGGTCGACCAGATCCACCAGGGCCGCATCATGACGCTCGCGTCGAACCGCGGCGCCGTCGAGCGCGCGGTCGCCGAGGCCGACCTCGTCATCGGGGCCGTGCTCGTTCCCGGAGGTCGGGCTCCGACGGTCGTCACCACCGACATGGTCCGTGGGATGCGCGCGGGCTCGGTGATCGTCGACATCGCGGTCGACCAGGGTGGCTGCATCGAGACCACACACGAGACGACCCACGCCGACCCCGTGTACGAGCAGTTCGGGGTGATCCACTACGCGGTCGGCAACGTGCCGGGTGCGGTGCCGCACACGTCGACCTATGCCCTCACCAACGCAACCCTGCCGTACATCGCGGCGGTGGCCGACCACGGTGTCCGCAAGGCGCTCGACCACGACCCCTCCCTGCTTGGGGGAGTGACGACGGTCGGCGGAGCGGTGACCAACGCCGCCGTCGCCGAGGCGCTGGGGCACGAGGCCGCCGACCCGCTGGCATCCCTGACCCGGTAG
- a CDS encoding GlxA family transcriptional regulator codes for MPRSERLVVVVAFDHFQLLDLSGPVEVLRSATLLGADPPYRTLIATPKGRRARSESGVAVDADVSLAKLARGRRRIDTLLVVGGVGSRPVTRDEVFLRDLASVARRARRVTSVCTGALLLAAAGLLDGYEATTHWASCSALADAHPRVRVRADRIYVRDRDRWTSAGVTAGIDLFLAVVEQDHGAELAHAVAGWLVVFVRRPGGQSQFSAQLRAEPATTPSIAELQRWLPDHLGEDLGVEALATHVGMSPRTFARVFRRETGTTPAAFVEDLRVETARRLLETTDLTVSAVAHRVGMKHAETLHRAFGRRVGTTPDRYRQHFARRAG; via the coding sequence GTGCCGCGTTCCGAGCGCCTCGTCGTGGTGGTCGCCTTCGACCACTTCCAGCTGCTCGACCTGTCGGGACCGGTGGAGGTGCTGCGGAGCGCGACGCTCCTGGGCGCCGACCCGCCCTATCGCACCCTGATCGCCACGCCGAAGGGCCGGCGGGCGCGCTCAGAGAGCGGTGTTGCGGTCGACGCCGACGTATCTCTCGCCAAGCTCGCCCGGGGCCGCAGACGGATCGACACGCTCCTAGTGGTCGGTGGCGTCGGCTCCCGCCCGGTCACGCGCGACGAGGTGTTCCTGCGCGATCTCGCTAGCGTCGCGAGGCGCGCCCGGCGCGTCACATCGGTCTGCACCGGCGCGTTGCTCCTCGCGGCCGCGGGGTTGCTCGACGGGTACGAGGCGACGACGCACTGGGCCTCGTGCAGCGCGTTGGCCGACGCTCATCCGCGGGTGCGAGTGCGTGCCGACCGCATCTACGTGCGGGACCGTGACCGTTGGACCTCGGCGGGCGTCACCGCGGGCATCGACCTGTTCCTCGCCGTCGTGGAGCAGGATCACGGCGCCGAGCTCGCCCATGCGGTCGCGGGATGGCTCGTGGTGTTCGTGCGGCGGCCCGGAGGCCAGTCGCAGTTCAGCGCCCAGTTGCGCGCCGAGCCTGCGACCACGCCGTCGATCGCCGAGCTGCAGCGCTGGCTCCCCGACCACCTGGGCGAGGACCTCGGCGTGGAGGCGCTGGCGACGCATGTCGGCATGAGCCCGCGAACCTTTGCGCGCGTGTTCCGGCGCGAGACCGGGACGACACCCGCGGCGTTCGTCGAGGATCTGCGCGTCGAGACCGCCCGCCGCCTGCTCGAGACGACCGACCTCACCGTCTCGGCCGTTGCCCATCGCGTGGGGATGAAGCACGCGGAGACGCTCCACCGTGCCTTCGGGCGTCGAGTGGGCACCACACCCGATCGCTACCGCCAGCACTTCGCTCGGCGGGCCGGCTGA
- a CDS encoding response regulator: MNPAEPSAHPVAVVDDDPKLRTRLGMQLGTGVEVVSFPSIEAMEEKFSSGSPLVVLFGPSFADPTGLKGVEALSYRRPDIGALLVVEMLSTEMLRMALRAGVRDVIELPAESSQLLEAIERVAVTIRVLPRTPEATLPAERPAELGAVITVFSAKGGVGKSVIASNLAVALARNASGPVVLVDADLKFGAVAVMLKLTPQYTVLDVVAAMQRLDAELLQRLLLRHEPSGLLVLPAPVEPAFADQVSASDMVKIVKLLQTFCQYIVIDTPGDDNDVVRALLEEADDILLIAGMDLPHIKNVKVGLRALQEANIPLSKVKLVVNRANSKVGFDVGEVERTLQMKADCPVPSDIVVPQSVNKGLPAVLGAPRSGVAKSMERLAELFLAGSRSSRDER; this comes from the coding sequence GTGAACCCCGCCGAGCCGTCTGCCCACCCGGTCGCTGTCGTGGACGACGACCCCAAGCTGCGCACTCGCCTGGGAATGCAGCTGGGGACGGGGGTGGAGGTGGTCTCGTTCCCCTCCATCGAGGCCATGGAGGAAAAGTTCTCCAGCGGCAGCCCGCTCGTGGTGTTGTTCGGCCCCTCCTTCGCCGACCCGACGGGGTTGAAAGGCGTGGAGGCGCTGAGCTACCGGCGCCCTGACATCGGCGCGCTCCTCGTCGTGGAGATGCTGAGCACCGAGATGCTCCGGATGGCCCTGCGGGCGGGGGTGCGCGACGTCATCGAGCTGCCGGCCGAGAGCTCGCAACTGTTGGAGGCCATCGAGCGGGTGGCCGTGACGATCCGTGTGCTGCCCCGCACTCCGGAGGCGACGTTGCCGGCAGAGCGCCCCGCCGAGCTCGGCGCGGTGATCACCGTGTTCTCCGCCAAGGGAGGCGTCGGCAAGTCCGTCATCGCGTCCAACCTCGCCGTCGCGCTTGCCCGCAACGCCTCGGGTCCAGTCGTGCTCGTCGATGCCGACCTCAAGTTCGGCGCGGTGGCGGTGATGCTCAAGCTCACCCCGCAGTACACGGTGCTCGACGTGGTGGCCGCCATGCAGCGCCTGGACGCGGAGCTGCTGCAGCGCCTGCTCTTGCGCCACGAGCCCAGCGGCCTCCTGGTCTTGCCCGCGCCGGTCGAGCCCGCCTTCGCCGACCAGGTGAGCGCGTCGGACATGGTGAAGATCGTCAAGCTGCTTCAGACCTTCTGCCAATACATCGTCATCGACACTCCGGGCGACGACAACGACGTCGTCCGCGCCCTGCTGGAGGAGGCCGACGACATCTTGCTCATCGCGGGCATGGACCTTCCCCACATCAAGAACGTGAAGGTCGGCCTCCGTGCCCTGCAAGAGGCCAACATTCCCCTGAGCAAGGTCAAGCTGGTGGTGAACCGGGCCAACTCCAAGGTGGGGTTCGACGTGGGCGAGGTCGAGCGCACGCTGCAGATGAAGGCGGACTGCCCGGTGCCGAGCGACATCGTCGTCCCGCAGTCGGTGAACAAGGGCCTGCCCGCCGTACTCGGCGCGCCGCGCTCGGGCGTGGCAAAGAGCATGGAGCGCCTCGCCGAGCTCTTCCTCGCCGGTAGCCGGTCCAGCCGCGACGAGCGCTGA
- a CDS encoding aspartate aminotransferase family protein has protein sequence MSENRDLQALARKHLWMHFTRLGAYATEELPIISRGEGCYVWDDKGRRYLDGLSGLFVVAAGHGRKELAEAAAWQAEQLAYFPIWNYAHPPALELAERLAGLAPGDVNRIFFTTSGSEAVESAWKLARQYFRAVGQPHRTKVIARNVAYHGTTMGALAINGVAGIRTPFEPLTPGAFHVPNTDRYRCRTCAAAPACTLACADAIEDVIEFEGPDTIASVYLEPVQNGGGAIPPPGGYFARAREICNRYGVLLVSDEVICAFGRLGYWFGCERYDYLPDIITTAKALTSGYSPLGAMLTRDFLVEPFLEGNQSFSHGVTFGGHPVSCAVAMANLDIFERENLLANVRDHEDEFRLRLESLLDLPIVGDVRGAGYFWAIELVKDKETKETFVGKEREALLRGFLAPRLFEAGLICRVDDRGDPVIQLSPPLIAGSEELAEIETVLRTVLVEAWKRVQS, from the coding sequence CTGAGCGAGAACCGCGACCTCCAGGCACTGGCACGCAAGCACCTCTGGATGCACTTCACCCGCCTCGGGGCGTACGCGACCGAGGAGCTCCCGATCATCTCGCGGGGCGAGGGGTGCTACGTCTGGGATGACAAGGGGCGGCGTTACCTCGACGGCCTGTCCGGCCTGTTCGTGGTGGCCGCGGGACACGGCCGCAAAGAGCTGGCCGAGGCCGCCGCCTGGCAGGCGGAGCAGCTCGCGTACTTCCCCATCTGGAACTACGCGCACCCACCCGCGCTCGAGCTGGCCGAGCGCCTCGCCGGGCTGGCGCCGGGCGACGTCAATCGCATCTTCTTCACGACGAGCGGCTCCGAAGCCGTGGAGTCGGCATGGAAGCTGGCCCGTCAGTACTTCCGGGCCGTCGGCCAGCCGCACCGCACCAAGGTCATCGCCCGCAACGTGGCGTACCACGGCACGACGATGGGCGCCCTCGCCATCAACGGTGTCGCCGGGATCCGCACTCCGTTCGAGCCCCTGACGCCGGGCGCGTTTCACGTGCCGAACACCGATCGCTACCGGTGTCGCACGTGCGCGGCGGCCCCCGCGTGCACGCTCGCATGTGCCGACGCCATCGAGGACGTCATCGAGTTCGAGGGGCCGGACACCATCGCCTCCGTCTACCTCGAGCCGGTGCAGAACGGTGGCGGGGCGATTCCGCCGCCCGGGGGCTACTTCGCGCGGGCGCGTGAGATCTGCAACCGCTACGGAGTGCTGCTCGTGTCCGACGAGGTGATCTGCGCGTTCGGGCGCCTCGGCTACTGGTTCGGGTGCGAGCGCTACGACTACCTCCCCGACATCATCACCACGGCCAAGGCCCTGACGAGCGGCTACTCCCCGCTCGGAGCGATGCTCACGCGCGACTTCCTGGTCGAGCCGTTCCTCGAGGGCAACCAGTCGTTCTCGCACGGCGTCACCTTTGGCGGCCATCCCGTCAGCTGCGCAGTCGCCATGGCGAACCTCGACATCTTCGAGCGGGAGAACCTGCTCGCCAACGTGCGCGATCACGAGGACGAGTTCCGGCTGCGACTCGAGTCGTTGCTCGACCTGCCGATCGTCGGCGACGTACGCGGGGCGGGTTATTTCTGGGCCATCGAGCTCGTGAAGGATAAGGAGACGAAGGAGACCTTCGTCGGCAAGGAGCGCGAGGCGCTCCTGCGCGGGTTCCTCGCCCCCCGGCTCTTCGAGGCCGGCCTGATCTGCCGGGTCGACGACCGCGGCGACCCCGTGATCCAGCTGTCGCCGCCACTGATCGCGGGCTCCGAGGAGCTCGCCGAGATCGAGACCGTCTTGCGCACCGTCCTCGTCGAAGCCTGGAAGCGGGTCCAGTCGTGA